The Xenorhabdus poinarii G6 nucleotide sequence AGCTTGCTCTATATCCCTTCTCAGGCTCCGTGGGACATGTGGAACCGTGAACATAAGCACGGCCTGAAACTCTATGTCCAGCGCGTTTTCATCATGGATGAAGCTGAGCAATTCATGCCAAATTACCTGCGCTTTGTCCGTGGCCTGATTGATTCCAATGATCTTCCATTGAACGTGTCCCGTGAAATTTTGCAAGATAGCACGATTACGCGTAACCTGCGCAGTGCGCTGACTAAACGCGTATTGCAAATGCTGGATAAACTGGCAAAAGACGACGCAGAAAAATATCAGACCTTCTGGCAGCAATTTGGCTTGGTCATGAAAGAAGGGCCTGCCGAAGATAGCGCAAACAAAGACGCGATTGCTAAATTACTGCGCTTTGCGACAACTCACAATGATGGCGCTGCTCAGACCGTTTCTCTGGAAGATTACGTTGGCCGTATGGCTGAAGGCCAGGAGAAGATTTATTACATTACTGCGGATAGTTATGCGGCGGCGAAGAATAGCCCTCACCTGGAACTGTTCCGCAAGAAAGGGATTGAAGTTCTGCTGTTGTCTGACCGGATTGACGAATGGATGATGAGTTACCTGACAGAATTCGATGGTAAATCATTCCAGTCTGTCAGCAAAGCGGATGAGTCCCTCGACAAACTGGCGGATGAAAACAAAGTTGAGCAGGAAGAAGAAGACAAAAAACTGGAACCATTTGTTGAGCGTGTGAAAGCGTTGTTGGGTGAGCGGGTGAAAGAAGTGAAGCTGACGCATCGTCTGACAGACACTCCGGCTATCGTCACAACTGATGCTAATGCAATGAGCACTCAAATGGCGAAGTTGTTTGCAGCGGCGGGGCAATCGGTGCCAGAGGTGAGCTATAACTTTGAACTGAATCCTGAACATGTTCTGGTTAAGAAAGCCGCCGGTATTAGTGATGATGCTCAATTTGCTGATTGGGTTGAATTATTGCTGGATCAGGCGCTGTTTGCTGAACGCGGCACATTGGATGATCCAAACCAATTTATCCGTCGAATGAATCAATTATTGTTAACTGAACAAGCTTAAGCTTATTGAGATAATGATAATAAACCACGCTTCAACGAAAGATGAAGCGTGGTTTATTTTTTTGGTTAATGCGAAAACGTTTACCTGTTTTCTTGAGCCATCCCCCATTCAAATGGTATGGTGGTACGTTTTCTTTAAAATACAAAAGCAATAGCAAGGGGATTTACGCAATGCGTATTATTCTGCTAGGCGCGCCAGGCGCCGGTAAGGGGACTCAGGCACAATTTATCATGGAGAAATATGGGATACCCCAAATTTCGACAGGTGACATGTTGCGTGCCGCAGTAAAAGCGGGCACTGAATTGGGTTTGAAAGCAAAAGAGTTGATGGATAATGGCCAGTTAGTGACAGATGAATTGGTCATTGCTTTGGTTAAAGAGCGTATCAAACAAGATGACTGCCACAATGGCTTCTTGTTGGATGGGTTCCCACGGACAATTCCTCAGGCCGATGCTATGAAGGAAGCGGGTATCAACGTCGATTATGTGCTGGAGTTTGATGTTCCAGATGAAATCATCGTTGGACGCATTATCGGCCGTCGTGTGCATGCGCCATCGGGTCGTGTTTATCATGTCACATTTAACCCACCGAAAGTGGAAAATAAAGATGATGTCACCGGTGAAGAGCTGACTATTCGTAAAGATGATCAGGAAGATACGGTTCGTAAACGTCTAGTCGAATACCATGCACAGACTGCGCCTTTGGTTTCTTATTACCAGCAAGAAGCAGAAGCAGGTAACACACAATATTTCAAACTTGATGGTACTCGTCAAGTCGTGGAAGTTAGCGCAGAACTGGCGATCATTCTGGGCTAATGATTGGGTATCTCTTGATATGTTGTTTCAGGTTATTACCTGCAAGATGAAAGAGATACTTTCTGAATTATGATAACAGGCGGTGTGATACCGCCTGATTTATTTTTCACTACCTTATGAGAAGTTCACTCCATGAAATGTTACACATGGCTATCATTTATGTTTGATACTAGATGGTTAGTCATTTTAATGGGGCTATGAAGAATGAGTAGCAAGACGTATGGTGTCCTATTGGTGAATCTGGGGACACCTGATGCGCCAACACCAGCAGCAATAAGATGTTATCTGGCCAAATTTCTGAGTGACAGAAGAGTCGTTGATATCCCTCCATTGATTTGGCAACCAATATTAAAGGGGGTTGTTCTTCCTTTCCGTTCTTCTCGAGTGGCTAAGCTCTATCAAGAAATTTGGATGGAGGAGGGGTCACCTTTATTAGTTTATAGTCGTCGTCAACAGACGTTGTTAGCGGAAAAATTACAGCGCGAAACGTTAACGGATATCCCCGTTGCTTTGGGCATGACTTATGGTTTTCCTTCTTTGTCCCAGGCAGTGGATGATTTGCTGCAACAGGGGATTAGTGATCTCATTATATTGCCACTTTATCCTCAATACTCCAGTACAACCTCGGCTGCGGTTTTTGATAGCATCAGTACTATATTGCGCGGATATCGAACAATTCCCACGTTGCATTTTATCCGCAGTTATGCCAGCCATCCTGCCTATATTGCAGCCTTAAAGGAAACCATTGAGCAGAGTTTTGAAAAACATGGTCAGCCTGATCATTTAATTGTGTCCTATCATGGCATTCCTGAACGTCTGGCAAAAATGGGGGATATTTATCCACAAGATTGTGAGGCAACGACCAGGCTATTGAGCCAGGTACTGGATTATCCAACAGATAAAATGATGATGACATATCAGTCGCGTTTTGGCCGTTTACCGTGGTTATCCCCCTATACAGACAAAACAATCGCATTATTACCAGGCCAGGGGGTGAAACACGTTCAAGTAGTGTGTCCGGGCTTTGCTTCCGATTGTCTGGAGACATTGGAAGAGATTGAGCAGCAGAATAAAATGATTTTTTTAGCAGCCGGTGGGAAAAAGTTTGAATATATTTCCGCACTTAATGATAATAAAGCCCATATATCGTTGCTTGCGCAGTTAGTAACGACTGTCATGAAGTGATGTATAACTACTTGTTATAAAACATAATGACAGATACTGAATGGCAGTTATTGGATAATTTTATCATTTTTAAACTAATGAGTACGGTAAGCAGGAGAGACAGCTTGCGTATTAATGAAAAATCAAAATTACGTGGATTGGACATATAGATAATGAGTAATAAACCTATTAAGCATCCTGACTTTTACGAAGAGCGTTCAAATTATTATCATCCTGTGCAGGATGATGAAATTGATTTGTTTGAACTCTTTTCCGTACTCTTTAAATCAAAATATTTGGTTATTGCAGTTTCTTTCGTGTTTGCTGTTATTGGTTTTGGCGCTTCATCATTGTTACCCCAAAAATGGACCAGTACAGCCGCGGTGGTGAAACCAGGATTGGAAGAATTTCAACCCTTGAAAGATGCATTAACAGGTTTGCAGGTTCTGAATCTTGAACCTAAAGTGACGGAAGATACACTGTATCATCGTTTTGTTGAAAACTATAATTCACGTGTATTACGTGAAGAATATTTGGTCAGTACGGATTACTTTAGGACTTTTCTGGCTAAGCATCAGGATCAAAGTCATTC carries:
- the htpG gene encoding molecular chaperone HtpG, which encodes MKDQETRGFQSEVKQLLQLMIHSLYSNKEIFLRELISNASDAADKLRFRALSAPELYENEGELRVRLAVDNEQKTITISDNGIGMSRDEVIDNLGTIAKSGTKAFLESIGSDQAQDSQLIGQFGVGFYSVFIVADKVTVRTRAAGAPVEQGVFWESTGEGDYTVAEIEKAERGTEITLHLRSEESEFLNDWRLRSIIGKYSDHIALPVEIETQTKNEEDDSVTVTWEKINKAQALWTRSKSEISDEEYQEFYKHISHDFTDSLIWSHNRVEGKQEYTSLLYIPSQAPWDMWNREHKHGLKLYVQRVFIMDEAEQFMPNYLRFVRGLIDSNDLPLNVSREILQDSTITRNLRSALTKRVLQMLDKLAKDDAEKYQTFWQQFGLVMKEGPAEDSANKDAIAKLLRFATTHNDGAAQTVSLEDYVGRMAEGQEKIYYITADSYAAAKNSPHLELFRKKGIEVLLLSDRIDEWMMSYLTEFDGKSFQSVSKADESLDKLADENKVEQEEEDKKLEPFVERVKALLGERVKEVKLTHRLTDTPAIVTTDANAMSTQMAKLFAAAGQSVPEVSYNFELNPEHVLVKKAAGISDDAQFADWVELLLDQALFAERGTLDDPNQFIRRMNQLLLTEQA
- the adk gene encoding adenylate kinase, whose amino-acid sequence is MRIILLGAPGAGKGTQAQFIMEKYGIPQISTGDMLRAAVKAGTELGLKAKELMDNGQLVTDELVIALVKERIKQDDCHNGFLLDGFPRTIPQADAMKEAGINVDYVLEFDVPDEIIVGRIIGRRVHAPSGRVYHVTFNPPKVENKDDVTGEELTIRKDDQEDTVRKRLVEYHAQTAPLVSYYQQEAEAGNTQYFKLDGTRQVVEVSAELAIILG
- the hemH gene encoding ferrochelatase is translated as MSSKTYGVLLVNLGTPDAPTPAAIRCYLAKFLSDRRVVDIPPLIWQPILKGVVLPFRSSRVAKLYQEIWMEEGSPLLVYSRRQQTLLAEKLQRETLTDIPVALGMTYGFPSLSQAVDDLLQQGISDLIILPLYPQYSSTTSAAVFDSISTILRGYRTIPTLHFIRSYASHPAYIAALKETIEQSFEKHGQPDHLIVSYHGIPERLAKMGDIYPQDCEATTRLLSQVLDYPTDKMMMTYQSRFGRLPWLSPYTDKTIALLPGQGVKHVQVVCPGFASDCLETLEEIEQQNKMIFLAAGGKKFEYISALNDNKAHISLLAQLVTTVMK